The proteins below come from a single Oncorhynchus keta strain PuntledgeMale-10-30-2019 unplaced genomic scaffold, Oket_V2 Un_contig_3711_pilon_pilon, whole genome shotgun sequence genomic window:
- the LOC127924131 gene encoding mitochondrial inner membrane protease subunit 1-like has product MFRSALGKTLGFVGYTIQYGCVAHCAFEYIGEFVACSGPSMEPTITSHDVVFSERLSRHLCRIENGDIVIAKSPFDPQMNICKRVIGLEGDKVCTSGPSDVFKTHQYVPKGHVWLEGDNLRNSTDSRSYGPVPYALIRGRVCLKLWPLHHVGALNQSPTGRVVKRSD; this is encoded by the exons ATGTTCCGCAGTGCGCTGGGGAAGACCTTGGGCTTCGTGGGATACACCATCCAGTACGGCTGCGTCGCCCACTGTGCCTTTGAGTACATCGGAGAGTTTGTTGCG TGCTCTGGTCCTTCTATGGAGCCCACCATCACAAGCCACGACGTTGTCTTCTCAGAACGGTTGAGTCGCCATCTCTGCAGAATCGAGAA tgGTGATATAGTCATCGCTAAGAGTCCATTTGATCCACAAATGAACATCTGTAAAAGAGTCATCGGTTTGGAGGGAGACAAAGTCTGCACCAGTGGCCCCTCGGATGTCTTCAAGACCCACCAATAC GTTCCAAAAGGGCACGTGTGGCTGGAAGGGGATAATCTTAGGAATTCCACAGACTCCAGGAGCTACGGCCCAGTTCCCTATGCCCTGATTCGAGGCCGTGTCTGCTTAAAG CTCTGGCCTCTACATCATGTTGGTGCCCTCAACCAAAGTCCCACAGGACGAGTCGTAAAAAGGAGTGACTGA